A genome region from Methylohalobius crimeensis 10Ki includes the following:
- a CDS encoding transposase, whose protein sequence is MIHEKMQGSVDRNVLLNRWDDTKQIGEISVFAMVRLDLEKSLQKIGSDTIFCAMLFLNSLRECPMARLPRYVIPGQPQHIIQRGNNRQVIFAGDEDYQFFRDALVEAATKHGLAIHAYVWMTNHIHLLATPEFDHSISKVFQSVGRRYVQYFNATYRRSGTLWEGRYRATVVDSDRYLLTLMRYIELNPVRAGMVAHPGDYPWSSYRCHAEGESGSNADWLTAHEEYLRLGRNEVDRQNAYRQLFQTALSDNDLAEIRDCTHKGWALGGDRFKKQIEVLAR, encoded by the coding sequence ATGATTCATGAAAAAATGCAGGGCAGCGTTGACCGAAATGTGCTCTTAAATCGATGGGATGATACCAAACAAATCGGCGAAATATCTGTATTTGCAATGGTGCGTTTGGATCTTGAGAAAAGTCTACAAAAAATAGGGTCAGACACGATATTCTGTGCTATGCTGTTTTTAAATTCCTTGAGAGAGTGCCCAATGGCCCGTCTTCCCCGCTACGTTATTCCCGGCCAGCCGCAGCACATCATCCAGCGTGGTAACAATCGGCAGGTGATCTTTGCCGGTGACGAAGATTATCAGTTTTTTCGCGATGCCTTGGTGGAAGCGGCAACCAAGCATGGTCTGGCGATCCATGCCTATGTCTGGATGACGAATCATATCCATCTGCTGGCGACCCCCGAATTCGACCATAGCATCAGTAAAGTTTTCCAGTCAGTGGGCCGACGGTATGTGCAATACTTCAATGCAACTTACCGGCGCAGCGGTACGCTTTGGGAAGGGCGCTATCGGGCAACGGTAGTGGATAGTGATCGGTATCTGCTGACACTGATGCGTTACATTGAACTCAACCCGGTCAGGGCGGGGATGGTTGCGCACCCTGGGGATTATCCTTGGTCGAGCTACCGCTGTCATGCAGAGGGCGAGTCGGGATCGAATGCCGACTGGTTGACGGCGCACGAGGAATATCTGCGATTGGGTCGCAATGAAGTGGACAGACAGAACGCTTACCGGCAATTATTTCAAACCGCGCTCTCCGACAACGATCTGGCGGAAATTCGCGATTGTACGCACAAAGGTTGGGCATTGGGTGGCGATCGATTCAAAAAACAAATCGAGGTATTGGCACGGTGA